CCTATTATATTTTCAGGTTTATATTCTCTTTTGCTCTAAATACCATTTGTCAGCCAGTTAACGTTTCTCTCCTCTGCcctcacttctctctctttgtccatctctccatctctcaggGAACACTGTCCTGCACATCCTGGTTCTGCAGCCCAATAAAACCATCGCGTGTCAGACCCTGGACCTGCTCCTGGCCAGGGATGCAGAGATGGACCTGGCCGTGCCACTCGACATGCTGCCCAACTACCGCGGGCTCACCACCTTCAAACTGGCAGCCAAGGAGGGCAATGTGGTGGTGAGAGGGGGAACGTCAGGGTCAATACTACAAATATACACCACTCGGCATCCTCAAAGTTATACCGTGTTAGTGGCGATAGTGGTATTTTCAATAGACCATCATGATTATGTAggaccccccccaaacctgctgctggagagaggaaaaaggaaCCTGCAAGGTTATCATGTGACGatacattaaatgcatttcataggATGTACACAACTGTCATTAACGGAAAATAACagctaaaatacaaataaaaaacattcaaatattttaacatgcatCTAGTagctaacaaaaaaattatttttttgttaattatgttagattaaaatgaattcattctcatttcttaaattattttgttaaaactACTTCACCTGAGGAGCTGCTGGGCAGCTTGTCCTGTTAAGGTACTGCTCTTGCACATGGGTGGGCCCCGCAGTCTGGTAGCCAATCCAGACCTTGCCAATGGCAATTTTGATGCTTTGGCTGGCAGatgggggcaacatagctcaggaggttagagcgcttgtctggcagtcggagggttgctggttcgatcccccgccctgggcatgtcgaagtgtccctgagcaagacacctgacccctaattgctctggtgaatgcgaggcatcaattgtaaagcgctttggatgaaagcgctatataaatgcagtccatttaccatttaccatgcaaGCTGCGGGATGATGCACAGTTGGCTGTAGGGCCACCCAGGGAAGGGAGGATCTCATTTAGCCAGGATAACAGCGTAGCAATGTGcaacagtgccccctgctggacgaTTTAGTCAGGATGTTAAGCCGCATGTGCCGTGGAGTGTCTTCTTCCAGCTCTTGTCTGCGCAGTCCCGGCTTGCAAATTGTGATGAGATAACAATTGGCAGTCGACATCATGCACATCGTAGAAGAGCGCATGCTTATCTGTGCCTTCCTGAATTGATAGGGGAGGTTGCGGTGATGCATGCTGGTGAAATATGATTCAGTATGCcaacatggcaaaaaaaatgtacttaccTGGAATGAACCTCTGTAGTTTGCTGTTTCGTGTAAATATGTCACGATTCTTGAAATAATGAACAAAGACACACTCCTATTCCTCACATAGGACATATATTAAAGAACCAAAAAATAATCTCTCTTAACGAGAAcgttagtcttatatttagacttaaaatcttgtttctgttgcttttgtttCTATTGTCTAAATAAGACAAAAGGATTTGCCCTTGGGGTGAGACAATTTCACttttcaagcaaaaaataagttaaaacaagcaaaacttttctttttcagggaaagaaataagattttaagtctcattacaaggctaaaatacttgttaagacAGACGTTTTTATGGTgtactctcttcctctctctctttttctctctctctctctctctcaggtgttccAGCACTTGGTGAACCGTCGGCGGATAGTGCAGTGGAGTTTGGGGCCTCTAACGTCCAGCCTGTACGACATGACCGAGATCGATTCCTGGGCTGACgacctctctgtgctggagctCATCGTGGGCAGCCAAAAGAGAGAGGTAGATAATGGGGGCTTGTGTGCTTCTGGGCTAGACAGCACTCGCGTTGTTGGGTCCCGCGTAATTTATACAGTTCTTCTCCCCATCACTCTGTCCCCATCTAGGCTAGACGGCTGCTGGACGTGACTCCAATCAGGCAGCTGGTCAGTCTCAAGTGGAATCTCTACGGGAAGCACTATTTTAGGTAGCCATTTCCTCCCTAAGAGCTTTTTGTGTTCAAGGAGGTTAGCCCTGCAGATTTACATACCAGCAAGCTGTGCTTTGTGCTATAACGTTTTGACGCATATTgagtcacattttatttattataatattaagtTATTATTCTTGCCATGGTGTTGGTTTAATCAAGTggtttaatcattttattaaataaaatgtcctaaatagtatttatttttggactTAATTATTAAGATTGTtcactttaagaaaataaattattgtatcACACTTGTTGTGTTATCTGTTGCTTTTGTTGTGTAACACAGGTTGTTGTTGGCGTTGTACCTGCTATATATCGGAATGTTCACACTGTGTTGTGTGTACCGCCCCATGAAGGATGCCCCAGAGAATTACACAGTATCTGAACGCGATGCAACAATCCGCGTACAGAAAACTATGGAGGTGggtgtgtatgttgtgttttgtgtgtgcgtgcttgcatgcatgcatttgtgtgtatgtgtgtgtggtgtgtgtgtatatgtaagtgtgtgtacatgcgtgtgtatgtgtgtgtggtgtgtgtgtatatgtgtgtttgtgtacatgcgtgcatgtgtgtgtgtgtgtgtgtgtggtgtgtgtatatttaagtgtgtgtacatgtgtgtatatgtgtgtgtttgtgtacatgcgtgcatgtgtgtatgtgtgtgtggtgtgtgtgtatatgtaagtgtgtgtacatgcgtgcgtatgtgtgtgtggtgtgtgtgtatatgtgtgtttgtgtacatgcgtgcatgtgtgtgtgtgtgtgtgtgtgtggtgtgtgtatatttaagtgtgtgtacatgtgtgtatatgtgtgtgtttgtgtacatgcgtgcatgtgtgtgtgtgtgtgtggtttgtgtgtatatgtaagtgtgtgtacatacgtgcgtatgtgtgtgtggtgtgtgtgtatatatgtgtgtttgtgtacatgcgtgcatgtgtgtgtgtgtgtgtgtgtggtgtgtgtatatatgtgtgtttgtgtacatgcgtgcatgtgtgtgtgtgtgtcagccagtgAGAGTTTGTCCATTATTGTGAATGTTGTTTGCCTGCTGTCTTAGGAAAGCTATGTGAGCTATGAGGACCACTTGCGTCTGGTGGGGGAAATCATCAGTATTCTGGGTGCTCTGATTATCCTGCTTCTGGAGGTCAGTATAACTGATGCGTGTTTCGTACATTCCCACATGTTCTCTGCCTGCCACTCTTTTCACATTGCACAGATATCCAAAGAgatatttccattatttttgtgcattttgatcTTCAGATTCCTGATATTTTGAGAGTTGGAGCCAAGCGATATTTCGGGCAGACGGCCCTTGGGGGTCCCTTCCACGTCATTCTGTAAGTGTGTACGCTGCCTACgctgcacttcctgcttttCTCACTCTGTGGACTGGGAGCAGGGATTTAGACTCACTTTTTGTCAGGAAGGATGATAATAGAGACTTATAGTAATGCTGCTatcaaaatatttgaatttgcaagCTGAATCACGCACTTCCAAGTCTCGCATACTTGCCTTCCAGGCAAGAGAATTGTTCATTGTCTTCTGCAGTGTTCCCATGAtcctggagccaaaatggctacCACAGCAGGCCATGTCTGCTAAGTGTGTTCCACTCTGTGCTGAACCCTGTACCCCTGTGTCAGGATCAGCTACGCGTGTTTGGTGGTGCTGCTGTGCGTGCTGCGAGTGAGCGGTATGCCCGGCGAGACGGTTCTGATGGCGGTCAGCCTGGTCCTGGGCTGGTGCAACGTCATGTACTTCGCCCGTGGGTTTCAGATGCTCGGGCCCTATGTCATCATGATACAGAAGGTACGCGTCCACCCGCCTTCCACTTCCAGACTGACCTCCCCTCAGTAGTGTGTGATATAAGCAAAGAAGCTCACGGCTCTGTCACTGATGAGGTTTGCCTTTGTGTCAAGAGTAGCTACATTCAGTTCCTTCAGGGGCTTGTATTTTTCCTGGTCTTTCTGCCTtaaaaccattttcattttcttattttattctcatttttctttAGATTATATTCGGAGACCTCACAAAGTTTATTTGGCTGAGTATCATAGTGCTGATTGGATTTGCCACTGGTGAGTAATACCCCTTTAAGAGgaaatatgtaattatattcTTAGGCAAAGGCTGTCTGTGGCAGAAACATGTTCACAGTGTGTATCCATCTGTGGAAGATTGCTGGGGCAATTTTAAATGGTGCATGACTGAAACTAACTGCATTAAATTTGCATGAAATTAGTGCACTTTGTACGTTTTCACGGGGTATGTTATAAATTAGTCTTGAACTTCCATCTGTTCAGTGAGAGCATTACTGTAATGTACATAcactgctctcacacactcatccactCTCTACCTCTTTTCTCCTTCCCTACCCCTCTTCTTCTGGCTCACGTCCCTCTTCTCTCTTGTTCTATTCCTTTTTCTGCCAATGTTCTTTCCCCCtttcctttccctcctctctccattcctctcttcCTACCTGTCTACCTACCGCATATCCTGTCGATACCCCATGCCTACCCCCTctgcacccctccacccccctccccacccccacccccaccccacagctcTGTGGATGGTGTACATGACGCAGGACCCCGGATCTCTTCCCCCCTACCGTTCTTTTCccatcaccctcttctctcagTTCGAGCTGAGCGTGGGGCTGGTGGACCTGCCCGTGGACCACAACCTGATCACGCCCCCCATTGTCCACGTGCTGCACTGCTCTTTCTCCGTGGTCTCCTACATCCTGCTGCTCAACCTGCTGATCGCCATGATGAGCGACACGCACTGGAGGGTGGCGCAGGAGAGAGACGAGCTCTGGAGGACTCAGGTATACCTCTATGGTATTCCTTCACTTAACCTCTGAGAGTGTCTCTCTGGGGGCGTCTCTAGCATCTCTAACTATCTCTAACCATCTTTTTCCTTCCTTCCAGGCACCATAGACATtgtcctttgcttttttttcttcattcagaACATAAGAACTACACGCGTGATGTGTGTGGTGCATCTGTTTTCacctttgtcattttttgttggCACTGTGCCTGTTCTGCCAATCCTGTGCGCTCTCAGAACCACTGTCAAGTGTTTATAGTTTGtcactgaatttaaattaaaagctTAGTTATGCCTGAagcctaatacctttttcccatCACATGCACTGCATCATCCTCTCATTCTGCTTTCCCAGGTTGTGGCCACCACCTTAATGCTGGAAAGAAGATTACCACGGTACCTGTGGCCTAGACTGGGGGTGTGTGGGCTCCTGTACGGTCTGAGAGAGCGCTGGTACCTCAGGTAGGAAGCTAATGACTTTTAACAGTACTTGGCCTCAAGTCAGGAAGAGGTTCCGAGGCACAGCGAGGGCGCATAACTTGCACACAGAAGAAAGTAAAAGGAATTACGGAATTAACGTTAAAGAACTTAAGAGGTTCTCCCGGGACATCGAGTCCTTCCAGTCAGTCGTTCTTAGCCTAATCAATTTTTTGCTTGGGGGCCAAAACAAAGCTGTTTGAATATCAGTCTTGTGATAGTTCACCTTCGTTAACACTTTGGGAAGAAGCCGTGTGTCCTCTGGGTCTACGGGACCTCCTCCAGGAAGGGTTTTACTGAAATAATCAAGGTTGCAGCATAAAGCAGTCGTATGATGCTTAAAAGATCTCCCCAAATCCTAATGTATAGGTAAAAGTGTTTCTCGCCAACTTTTGTTCACGCTAGTCTTGAACCGTAGACTACATTAAATAATCGTGTACAATCTTCCACGTTTCCCCTCTTCAGAGTAGAGGATCGCAATGACCAGTCGGTCCAAAAGATCCGTCGCTACGTCAACGCTTTTTCCAAGGATGACGATCCGGTCCCGGAAGTGGAAGAGACGGAGAAGGGCGACGTTCCTCACAGCCCCCCCACTGATATCCCGCTCAAAAGCCACGAGGAGAAAGCCAGGGCCAAGCTTAAGCGCAAGTCTCTCAGGGGCTGGGAGGTGATTCGCATAAGCACTCTGGGCCTAGAGGCGGAAAAGGAAGCCCATTCGGACAAACAGGAAGTTGAGTTTGTCTGAGATTTTTTACCAGAACTAGTCATACCACTACGATACGGATTGGTGGTAGAGcgccacaattttttttttggtgatgtgcaataa
This window of the Anguilla anguilla isolate fAngAng1 chromosome 1, fAngAng1.pri, whole genome shotgun sequence genome carries:
- the trpv6 gene encoding transient receptor potential cation channel subfamily V member 6 isoform X3, coding for MAPPLARSAPGELNHWWGQLRFRLQNRKGWNQMLDETFLMQNKRINDIPLFFAAKENDVGSIRKLLKCPSTDIFERGALGETALHVAALSDNVEAAVCLMDGAPELINEPMNSDLYQGMTALHIAVVNQNANLVRELIIRGGDVATPRVTGLYFRKRRGGLLYYGEHILSFASCMGNEEIVSMVIDAGANIRAQDYLGNTVLHILVLQPNKTIACQTLDLLLARDAEMDLAVPLDMLPNYRGLTTFKLAAKEGNVVVFQHLVNRRRIVQWSLGPLTSSLYDMTEIDSWADDLSVLELIVGSQKREARRLLDVTPIRQLVSLKWNLYGKHYFRLLLALYLLYIGMFTLCCVYRPMKDAPENYTVSERDATIRVQKTMEESYVSYEDHLRLVGEIISILGALIILLLEIPDILRVGAKRYFGQTALGGPFHVILISYACLVVLLCVLRVSGMPGETVLMAVSLVLGWCNVMYFARGFQMLGPYVIMIQKIIFGDLTKFIWLSIIVLIGFATALWMVYMTQDPGSLPPYRSFPITLFSQFELSVGLVDLPVDHNLITPPIVHVLHCSFSVVSYILLLNLLIAMMSDTHWRVAQERDELWRTQVVATTLMLERRLPRYLWPRLGVCGLLYGLRERWYLRVEDRNDQSVQKIRRYVNAFSKDDDPVPEVEETEKGDVPHSPPTDIPLKSHEEKARAKLKRKSLRGWEVIRISTLGLEAEKEAHSDKQEVEFV
- the trpv6 gene encoding transient receptor potential cation channel subfamily V member 6 isoform X2, with amino-acid sequence MWKMDMSRKFVKSDPAFDIMAPPLARSAPGELNHWWGQLRFRLQNRKGWNQMLDETFLMQNKRINDIPLFFAAKENDVGSIRKLLKCPSTDIFERGALGETALHVAALSDNVEAAVCLMDGAPELINEPMNSDLYQGMTALHIAVVNQNANLVRELIIRGGDVATPRVTGLYFRKRRGGLLYYGEHILSFASCMGNEEIVSMVIDAGANIRAQDYLGNTVLHILVLQPNKTIACQTLDLLLARDAEMDLAVPLDMLPNYRGLTTFKLAAKEGNVVVFQHLVNRRRIVQWSLGPLTSSLYDMTEIDSWADDLSVLELIVGSQKREARRLLDVTPIRQLVSLKWNLYGKHYFRLLLALYLLYIGMFTLCCVYRPMKDAPENYTVSERDATIRVQKTMEESYVSYEDHLRLVGEIISILGALIILLLEIPDILRVGAKRYFGQTALGGPFHVILISYACLVVLLCVLRVSGMPGETVLMAVSLVLGWCNVMYFARGFQMLGPYVIMIQKIIFGDLTKFIWLSIIVLIGFATALWMVYMTQDPGSLPPYRSFPITLFSQFELSVGLVDLPVDHNLITPPIVHVLHCSFSVVSYILLLNLLIAMMSDTHWRVAQERDELWRTQVVATTLMLERRLPRYLWPRLGVCGLLYGLRERWYLRVEDRNDQSVQKIRRYVNAFSKDDDPVPEVEETEKGDVPHSPPTDIPLKSHEEKARAKLKRKSLRGWEVIRISTLGLEAEKEAHSDKQEVEFV
- the trpv6 gene encoding transient receptor potential cation channel subfamily V member 6 isoform X1, with the translated sequence MTSVLRGGHTGGGTEPRNCTMWKMDMSRKFVKSDPAFDIMAPPLARSAPGELNHWWGQLRFRLQNRKGWNQMLDETFLMQNKRINDIPLFFAAKENDVGSIRKLLKCPSTDIFERGALGETALHVAALSDNVEAAVCLMDGAPELINEPMNSDLYQGMTALHIAVVNQNANLVRELIIRGGDVATPRVTGLYFRKRRGGLLYYGEHILSFASCMGNEEIVSMVIDAGANIRAQDYLGNTVLHILVLQPNKTIACQTLDLLLARDAEMDLAVPLDMLPNYRGLTTFKLAAKEGNVVVFQHLVNRRRIVQWSLGPLTSSLYDMTEIDSWADDLSVLELIVGSQKREARRLLDVTPIRQLVSLKWNLYGKHYFRLLLALYLLYIGMFTLCCVYRPMKDAPENYTVSERDATIRVQKTMEESYVSYEDHLRLVGEIISILGALIILLLEIPDILRVGAKRYFGQTALGGPFHVILISYACLVVLLCVLRVSGMPGETVLMAVSLVLGWCNVMYFARGFQMLGPYVIMIQKIIFGDLTKFIWLSIIVLIGFATALWMVYMTQDPGSLPPYRSFPITLFSQFELSVGLVDLPVDHNLITPPIVHVLHCSFSVVSYILLLNLLIAMMSDTHWRVAQERDELWRTQVVATTLMLERRLPRYLWPRLGVCGLLYGLRERWYLRVEDRNDQSVQKIRRYVNAFSKDDDPVPEVEETEKGDVPHSPPTDIPLKSHEEKARAKLKRKSLRGWEVIRISTLGLEAEKEAHSDKQEVEFV